The Chanos chanos chromosome 6, fChaCha1.1, whole genome shotgun sequence genome includes a region encoding these proteins:
- the hyal2b gene encoding hyaluronidase-2 has product MPTSPWVLSSQGTWLQFLALMILWTCLYAQVLKSTRWPLFPQKPLLLAWNAPTEDCSPRHGIRFQLEQFQIVASPNEGFVRQNLTIFYKDRLGLYPYYERDGTAVNGGLPQVASLTQHLEKMPQGVQKYIREPAAKGLAVIDWEEWRPLWIRNWDAKDVYRNRSRHLVSQKNPTWSQEQVAKVAQQEFELSAQKFMLETLRLAKSLRPEQLWGFYLFPDCYNHDYRNGLKNYTGRCPDVEMTRNDQLKWLWTESTALFPSIYMGTVLRSTPFGRQFVRNRVKEGMRLAAAGDGLARPVFVYTRPTYANELTLLTEMDLVSTIGESVALGAAGVILWGDSTYASSYSACHSLNEYLKGPLGRYLLNVSTAAEQCSETLCGSRGRCLRRHPDADTYLHLSPLTHSIESQMGRLSVKGQLGPKEQARLREEFQCQCYSGYTSEWCTQREAGNRATPVWRVWLPSLVLPVVLLSLMH; this is encoded by the exons ATGCCTACTTCTCCTTGGGTTCTGTCCAGCCAAGGCACATGGCTGCAGTTCTTAGCTCTGATGATACTATGGACATGCCTATATGCCCAAGTTTTGAAGTCTACAAGATGGCCTTTGTTTCCTCAGAAGCCCTTGCTCCTGGCCTGGAATGCCCCAACAGAGGACTGTAGTCCACGGCATGGGATACGCTTTCAGCTGGAGCAGTTTCAGATTGTTGCATCACCAAATGAGGGTTTTGTGCGCCAGAACCTCACTATTTTTTACAAAGACCGTTTAGGTCTTTATCCATACTATGAACGGGATGGAACTGCTGTGAATGGTGGACTACCACAAGTTGCCAGTCTTACCCAACACCTGGAAAAGATGCCACAGGGTGTACAGAAGTATATTCGAGAACCAGCAGCCAAAGGTCTTGCTGTCATCGACTGGGAGGAGTGGCGACCGCTTTGGATTCGCAATTGGGATGCCAAAGATGTATACCGAAATCGATCGCGTCATTTAGTCTCTCAGAAGAATCCCACCTGGTCCCAGGAGCAAGTCGCAAAAGTGGCCCAACAGGAGTTTGAATTATCAGCACAAAAATTCATGCTGGAGACACTGCGGCTGGCCAAGAGCTTGCGACCTGAGCAGTTGTGGGGTTTCTATTTGTTCCCTGACTGTTACAACCACGATTATCGAAATGGTCTAAAGAACTACACTGGTCGATGTCCGGATGTAGAGATGACACGAAATGACCAACTGAAATGGTTGTGGACTGAGAGCACTGCTCTGTTTCCATCTATATACATGGGTACAGTGTTGCGCTCAACACCTTTTGGGCGGCAGTTTGTTCGTAACCGGGTGAAGGAAGGAATGCGTCTAGCAGCTGCAGGTGATGGGTTGGCACGTCCTGTCTTTGTCTACACACGACCAACCTATGCAAATGAGCTAACCTTGCTGACTGAG ATGGATCTGGTGTCCACTATTGGAGAGAGTGTAGCACTTGGAGCGGCGGGTGTAATCCTCTGGGGTGACTCTACATATGCCAGCAGCTAT TCAGCCTGTCACAGTCTGAATGAGTACCTGAAAGGCCCACTGGGTCGCTACTTGCTCAATGTGTCCACGGCAGCAGAGCAGTGCAGCGAGACGTTGTGCGGCTCACGGGGTCGCTGCCTGCGCAGACATCCTGACGCAGACACCTACCTGCATCTCAGCCCCCTCACCCACAGCATCGAGAGCCAGATGGGTCGGCTGAGCGTCAAAGGTCAGCTCGGGCCAAAGGAGCAAGCAAGGCTGCGAGAGGAGTTTCAGTGCCAGTGCTACAGTGGGTACACCAGTGAGTGGTGTACTCAGAGGGAAGCTGGCAATAGAGCCACGCCAGTCTGGAGAGTCTGGTTACCCAGTCTGGTGCTTCCTGTGGTGCTACTCAGCTTAATGCACTGA
- the abhd14a gene encoding protein ABHD14A: MQVNPFNARSLTSICFTDQNITAKMNFVRHRLVLGLVLLATVLLYLLLPSMRQGSMEPSLDIEKMGLTPASPQPPSTTNVTVRTGQLPGDPPLFFREALPSDSTGRQILPRLQVVLLHGQAFTSKTWEELGTLGLLATNGYQAIALDLPGFGNSPDSESVKTDQSRVDLLKRFLEALGVRAPVLLSPSMSGHYSLPFLMKHSDQLHGFVPIAPVGTRSYTPKQYQDIKTPTLIVYGGLDTNLGAQSHKNLIQLPHHIVVKLEGARHACYMDKPREFHQALLDFLSKLK, from the exons ATGCAGGTAAACCCCTTCAACGCCCGTAGTCTAACATCAATTTGTTTTACAGATCAAAACATCACTGCAAAAATGAACTTTGTGCGTCATCGTTTAGTGCTTGGATTAGTTTTGTTGGCCACCGTTCTGCTGTACCTTCTACTGCCGTCCATGCGTCAAGGTAGCATGGAACCGTCCTTGGACATTGAAAAGATGGGTCTTACACCGGCATCTCCTCAGCCGCCATCAACTACCAATGTTACGGTACGAACTGGACAGTTGCCCGGGGATCCCCCACTGTTCTTCAGGGAGGCTTTACCAAGTGATTCCACCGGTAGACAAATTTTGCCCAG ACTGCAGGTTGTGCTACTACATGGCCAGGCATTTACTTCAAAAACCTGGGAGGAGCTGGGCACTCTTGGCCTGTTGGCCACCAATGGCTATCAGGCCATTGCTTTGGATCTACCTG GCTTTGGAAACTCTCCAGATTCCGAGTCCGTGAAAACTGATCAAAGTCGTGTGGATCTGTTGAAACGCTTCTTAGAGGCATTAGGAGTGCGGGCACCTGTGTTGTTAAGCCCATCCATGAGTGGGCATTACTCTTTGCCCTTCCTCATGAAACACAGCGATCAGCTACATGGTTTTGTTCCCATAGCCCCTGTTGGTACCCGAAGTTATACTCCAAAACAGTACCAGGACATCAAG ACCCCAACTTTGATTGTGTATGGAGGGCTTGACACCAACCTGGGGGCTCAGTCTCACAAGAACCTGATTCAGCTGCCTCACCACATTGTGGTCAAGTTGGAGGGAGCACGCCATGCCTGCTACATGGACAAACCCCGCGAGTTTCATCAGGCACTGCTTGACTTTCTTAGCAAGCTAAAGTGA
- the LOC115814423 gene encoding aminoacylase-1, giving the protein MLPDKDGPSDLTGGGIQSNSREDPAVSLFREYLRLKTVHPEPDYDAALRFLDRMAVELGLPMQKVEVCPGKVVAIMTWEGTNPSLKSILLNSHTDVVPVYQEHWKYDAFAAVKDGEGNIYGRGTQDMKCVTIQYIEAVRRLQAAGKRFARTIHLMFVPDEEIGGHEGMETFVKHPKFLNLNIGFALDEGLANPAEAFTVFYGERSPWWITVHCPGSPGHGSRFVENTAAEKLRRVINSFLDFREKEKHRLSTTECFTLGDVTTVNMTMVKGGVAYNVIPCEMDVSFDMRIPPTVNLQEFEEQIKRWCKEAGEGITYKFAQKNMNQSTTSTEESDPWWNAFSSACKAMNMTLNKEIFPAATDSRFIRAIGLPAIGFSPMNRTPILLHDHNEYLNEQVFLRGIQVYERLVPALASVPPLPGEV; this is encoded by the exons ATGCTTCCAGATAAGGACGGTCCAAGTGATCTTACAGGTGGTGGGATCCAAAGCAACTCGAGAGAGGATCCTGCTGTGTCCCTGTTTCGGGAATACTTACGTCTTAAAACGGTGCACCCAGAACCTGACTATG ATGCTGCTTTAAGGTTTCTTGACAGGATGGCAGTGGAGTTAGGCCTACCCATGCAGAAAGTTGAG GTGTGTCCCGGTAAAGTTGTAGCTATTATGACATGGGAGGGCACTAATCCTTCTCTGAAGTCAATCCTGCTTAATTCTCATACAGATGTTGTCCCTGTCTATCAG GAACATTGGAAATATGATGCATTTGCAGCTGTGAAAGATGGTGAAGGAAACATCTATGGGAGGGGAACCCaggatatgaaatgtgtcactATACA GTACATTGAAGCAGTTCGTAGACTGCAAGCAGCAGGGAAGAGGTTTGCTCGTACCATTCACCTGATGTTTGTACCAG ATGAAGAGATTGGGGGGCATGAAGGAATGGAGACATTTGTGAAACACCCAAAGTTTCTAAATTTGAACATTGGCTTTGCTCTGGATGAAG GCTTGGCCAATCCCGCAGAGGCCTTCACTGTGTTCTACGGGGAGAGAAGTCCTTGGT GGATTACTGTTCACTGTCCAGGAAGCCCTGGTCATGGCTCCAGATTTGTGGAAAACACTGCCGCAGAGAAGTTG CGCAGGGTGATCAACTCATTTCTGgacttcagagaaaaagagaaacatcg GTTAAGCACCACAGAATGTTTTACACTGGGCGATGTTACCACTGTCAACATGACCATGGTGAAAGGAGGAGTGGCTTACAACGTGATCCCTTGTGAGATGGATGTCAGCTTTGACATGCGCATTCCACCCACAGTTAACCTGCAG GAATTTGAAGAGCAGATTAAAAGGTGGTGTAAAGAGGCTGGTGAAGGCATAACGTATAAATTTGCACAG aaaaacatgaacCAGAGCACCACATCCACCGAAGAGAGCGATCCTTGGTGGAATGCCTTCAGTTCTGCATGTAAAGCCAT GAATATGACTTTGAACAAGGAGATTTTTCCAGCTGCTACAGACAGTCGCTTTATCAGAGCG ATTGGCCTCCCAGCCATTGGATTCTCCCCAATGAACCGGACGCCAATCCTACTACACGACCACAATGAGTACCTTAATGAGCAAGTGTTCCTGAGGGGTATCCAGGTGTATGAAAGACTGGTTCCAGCACTGGCCAGTGTGCCTCCTCTCCCTGGCGAAGTCTAA
- the cacna2d2b gene encoding voltage-dependent calcium channel subunit alpha-2/delta-2b gives MAICTLSCSVVCLVCAQIILIFSVPWTGVESLTFPQQFTMMHWARSIEQEIDRVLQHVSGAQQLKAIYNEKRRQYSLVKNNPREMVEKVASDIEKLLAKKRTALEKLASAAERLQKEHPWQDDIEKLDMAYYDSKAELDYDGDGEPVNTLKLEFVYDPNFKNNVNYSYTAVQIPTDIYKGAPVILNELNWTQALERVFMENSREDPSLLWQAFGSATGVTRYYPATPWRAPDKIDLYDVRRRPWYIQGASSPKDMVILVDVSGSVSGLTLKLIKASVTEMLDTLSDDDYVNVARFNEKAEAVVPCFKHLVQANVRNKKIFKEAVQQMQAKGTTDYKSGFHFAFDQLLNKTNVPRANCNKIIMLFTDGGEDRAQDVFEQYNWPNKTVRVFTFSVGQHNYDVTPLQWIACANKGYYFEIRSICAIRINTQEYLDVLGRPMVLAGSRAKQVQWTNVYEDALGLGLVVTGTLPVFNLTVEGNSQNQLILGVMGVDVHLDELKRLTPRYNLGANGYVFAIDPNGYLLLHPNLESKPVNVPEPVTLDFLDAEVEDSSKQEIRRQMIDGRPGEMTIKTLIKSMDEMYIDEAIRTYTWTPINDTDYSLGLVLPPYSEYHIQADLSDVMLQLQYLQSLLPDSFESAGHVFLAPREYCKRLQMADNNTVFLANFLSLMVDITPDTPGCDHGLIHNLIWDSGIIWQLATRVWKNKDLNTYGFLALFAATDGGITRVYPNIAADSWDEGYEPFNASYYRRSLDNKGYVFRAPSPSYMDDQLNAENGTLGILVSTAVEVVVGGKTLKPAVVGVKLELAAWVEKFKVLASNVSDGRQGSHKCGLSRSCEMDCEVNSDDLLCYLIDDGGFLVMSNQKEYWKKVGLFFGDVDPYLMHALYNNSIYARRQTYQYHSACEPTTSSHTGAAPRGIFVPSIADLLSLAWWTSAAAWSLLQQLFYGLAFSSWFNRGEALADAADSKGSSCVTIQSQFYFTNTTNSYNLLQDCGNCSRLFHAKRIENTNLLFVVAETLPCSSCEIEKLTQVRTEFQEENPCEVLSSARYRRGPTTCFDYNAWENTSECGRAQSLQSPKRFLFWIQLTLLLLIICS, from the exons atggcGATATGTACACTGTCCTGCAGTGTCGTCTGCTTGGTATGCGCCCAGATAATTCTAATTTTCAGTGTACCTTGGACTGGAGTGGAGAGTCTCACGTTTCCTCAGCAATTCAC gaTGATGCACTGGGCTAGAAGTATCGAGCAGGAGATTGACAGGGTCCTCCAGCATGTCAGTGGTGCCCAGCAGCTCAAGGCG ATCTACAATGAAAAGAGGAGACAGTATAGTCTAGTGAAGAATAACCCACGAGAGATGGTGGAGAAGGTGGCATCAGACATTGAGAAGCTGTTGGCTAAAAAACGCACAGCACTTGAA AAACTGGCCAGTGCGGCGGAGCGTCTGCAGAAAGAGCATCCATGGCAGGATGACATTGAG AAGCTGGATATGGCATACTATGATTCCAAAGCAGAGCTGGATTAT GATGGTGATGGAGAGCCAGTGAATACTCTGAAGCTGGAGTTTGTTTATGACCCAAACTTCAAAAACAATGTCAACTACTCCTACACTGCAGTACAGATCCCCACTGACATCTATAAAGGCG CCCCAGTGattctgaatgaactgaattggACTCAGGCACTGGAGAGGGTGTTTATGGAGAACAGTCGAGAAGACCCTTCCCTCCTCTGGCAGGCATTTGGGAGTGCAACTGGGGTCACTAGGTACTATCCAG CTACACCATGGAGAGCACCAGACAAAATTGACCTCTATGATGTAAGGCGGAGACCTTG GTATATTCAAGGGGCTTCATCTCCCAAAGACATGGTCATCCTTGTAGATGT AAGTGGCAGCGTGAGTGGCCTGACTCTGAAACTGATCAAGGCCTCGGTGACAGAGATGCTCGACACACTGTCCGATGATGACTATGTTAATGTGGCTAGA TTTAATGAGAAGGCAGAGGCAGTAGTTCCCTGCTTCAAACACTTAGTGCAGGCCAATGTCCGTAACAAAAAGATCTTTAAAGAAGCTGTTCAGCAAATGCAGGCAAAAGGCACCACAGACTACAAGTCAGGATTCCACTTCGCCTTCGATCAGCTTCTCAAC AAGACTAATGTTCCCAGAGCAAATTGCAATAAAATAATCATGCTCTTCACGGACGGGGGAGAGGATCGAGCGCAAGACGTTTTTGAGCAATACAACTGGCCTAACAAGACG GTTCGTGTGTTTACTTTCTCTGTGGGACAGCACAATTATGACGTCACGCCTTTGCAGTGGATTGCATGTGCCAATAAAG GGTACTATTTTGAGATCCGGTCCATCTGTGCTATAAGGATTAACACCCAG GAGTATTTGGACGTACTTGGTCGCCCCATGGTTTTGGCTGGGAGTCGAGCCAAGCAGGTGCAATGGACCAATGTCTATGAGGATGCCTTG GGTCTGGGTCTGGTGGTGACTGGAACTCTGCCTGTATTTAATCTGACTGTAGAAGGGAACTCACAG AACCAGCTCATTCTTGGTGTGATGGGTGTGGACGTTCATTTGGATGAGCTCAAGAGACTTACTCCACGCTACAAT cTTGGAGCAAATGGATATGTTTTTGCCATTGATCCTAATGGATACCTTCTTCTGCACCCTAACCTGGAATCCAAG CCTGTCAACGTCCCAGAGCCTGTAACACTAGACTTTCTTGATGCTGAGGTGGAGGATAGCAGCAAACAAGAG ATCCGAAGACAAATGATTGATGGCAGACCTGGTGAAATGACTATCAAGACCCTCATCAAATCCATGGATGAG aTGTACATTGATGAGGCGATAAGGACTTACACCTGGACACCCATCAATGATACTGACTACAG TCTAGGTCTGGTACTGCCTCCTTATAGTGAATACCACATTCAAGCAGACCTGAGTGATGTGATGCTTCAACTGCAAT ATTTACAGTCCCTTTTGCCAGACTCATTTGAGTCTGCAGGCCATGTCTTCCTGGCACCCAG AGAATACTGCAAGCGGCTACAGATGGCAGACAACAACACTGTATTCCTTGCAAACTTCCTCTCCCTTATGGTGGACATCACACCAGATACTCCAGGCT GTGATCATGGTCTCATTCATAACCTCATCTGGGATTCTGGAATCATCTGGCAACTAGCTACAAGGGTATGGAAGAATAAAGATTTAAACAC GTATGGCTTCCTCGCATTGTTTGCAGCCACAGACGGAGGTATTACAAGAGTGTACCCTAACAT TGCTGCTGATTCATGGGATGAAGGTTATGAGCCTTTCAATGCCAGCTATTACCGTCGCAGTTTGGACAATAAGGGCTATGTGTTCAGAGCACCATCTCCATCCT ACATGGATGACCAATTGAATGCTGAAAATGGCACTCTGGGAATTCTTGTCAGTACTGCTGTGGAGGTTGTTGTTGGGGGCAAAACCTTGAAAcctgcag TGGTGGGTGTGAAATTGGAATTGGCGGCTTGGGTGGAAAAGTTCAAGGTCCTGGCCAGTAATGTGTCTGATGGTCGGCAGGGTTCGCATAAG TGTGGACTATCCCGAAGCTGTGAGATGGACTGTGAAGTCAACAGTGAT GATCTGCTTTGCTACCTAATTGATGATGGTGGATTCCTGGTCATGTCCAATCAAAAGGAATACTGGAAGAAG GTTGGCCTGTTCTTCGGTGACGTAGACCCCTATTTGATGCATGCGCTCTATAATAATTCCATTTATGCCCGTCGACAGACCTACCAGTATCACTCAGCTTGTGAACCAACAACCAGCAGCCACACGGGGGCAGCACCAAGAGGCATCTTTGTG CCCTCCATTGCCGACCTGCTCAGTCTCGCTTGGTGGACCTCTGCAGCTGCATG GTCTCTTCTTCAGCAACTCTTCTATGGACTGGCCTTCAGCAGCTGGTTCAacagag GTGAAGCTCTGGCAGATGCAGCTGATTCCAAAGGCAGCAGCTGTGTGACTATACAGAGCCAGTTCTACTTTACCAACACCACCAATTCTTACAACCTGCTGCAGGACTGTGGGAACTGCTCTAG GTTATTTCATGCAAAGAGGATAGAGAATACCAACCTGCTGTTTGTGGTTGCGGAGACATTACCCTGCAGCTCCTGTGAAATCGAGAAACTAACGCAAGTCAGAACAGAAT TCCAAGAAGAGAACCCCTGTGAAGTTTTGAGCTCTGCCCGTTATAGAAGAGGCCCAACAACCTGCTTTGACTACAATGCGTGG GAGAACACATCAGAGTGTGGACGGGCCCAGTCCTTACAGTCTCcaaaaagatttcttttctgGATCCAACTAACATTGCTTCTCCTTATAATTTGCtcttaa